GCTATTTTTTCCGCCATAGCGACAGAAGCATCATTACCAGACGCCATAGCGATGCCTTTGAGCATATCGTCTACCGTCATTTCTTCACCCGGCTCCAGAAAAATCTGCGATCCGCCCATCGAAGCCGCATATTCACTTGTCCGCACCTTATCCGTCAGTTGCAGTCTACCTTCATCCAGCGCTTCCACCGTTAGTAACATCGTCATAATCTTCGTAATACTTGCGGGAGGCAGCTTATCATGGCTGTTCTTCTCATAAATAACAGTGCCGGTACCAGCGTCCATCAAAATCGCAGAACGTGCTCCCGGTGCGAGGTCTACAGCGGCAGCTTTACTGCCAGAGTCCTTGTTTTTTTCCTCTGCATAAGCGCCTGACATAGGTCCTAGAACCGACACAGCAATACAGAGCACAAGCACAGCAAAACGCAATTTTCTCACAATGGTTCCCCTCCTGAACGTTAACCTTCATATCACAGGTACTGTGTTCCAGTTTCGTCAGAAAGGGTGAAAATTATTCCATTTTCAAGGAAATAACCACAATTATTTATCACAAGAAGTTATAAGGTTATCAATTAAAAAAAGCCCAGCAGCAGTTGCAGAGCATTTTTATTATAGGGGAGATCAAAAATTATTTCAAATTTTAATGATTTCCATTTTTTCCGTATTCATTTAAGCCCCTTTAAAGGAAAATGAAAGGTTGGAACGAATCTATTTAAGAACATAACAGGTTTATAGAGGAGTGAATATACAGATGAACCATCTTGCAGATTGTATTGAAGCAGAAGCTAAACAGAACAATTTCTCTGGCATAGTCCTGGTAAATCAACAGGATAAAGAAATCATCAGCAGCTGTTACGGTTATGCTAATAAGTCGGATAAACGCGAAAACAATATTCATACTCGGTTTGGGATTGCTTCCGGGTGTAAATTATTTACGGCGGTTGCCGTCTGCCAACTTGTCGAACAGGGATTGATTTCTTTCGAAAGTAGAGTCTTAGATTATCTGAAAAAGGTAGATTTCCCTCTCTTTAATCCTGAGATCACCATACATCAGCTGCTTACGCACAGTTCTGGTATTCCGGATTATTTTGATGAAACAATCATGGATGATTTCGAGGAACTGTGGAAAACACGACCTATGTACACTTTGCGGCAGCTTGATGACTTTGTGTCGATGTTCCAAAACCTCCCCATGATGCGGACCCCTGGCGAACGTTTCCACTACAACAATGCCGGATATATCGTGCTAGGCCTTCTGGTGGAGGAATTGAGTGGAATGTCCTTTTGCGACTATGTGGAGCTTCACATCTTTAAGGCTTGTGGAATGAAGCAATCCGGTTATTTTACGTTAGATGCCTTACCTGCCAATTGTGCACTCGGATACATAGAGGAAGACAACGGTGACTGGAGGACCAACATCTATTCAATCCCGGTAAAGGGAGGCGCTGACGGTGGAGCTTTTGTAACCGCTCCCGATATGCAGCTATTCTGGAAAGGGCTAATGAACCACACACTTTTGAGTCCAGTACTCACTTCGTTGTTACTTACACCCCACATTCATGTGGACGGCGAAGGATATTATGGTTATGGTGTATGGATCACCCTCCGAGAAGGAGAGGTGATCAAGTTCCACATTATGGGCTACGATCCCGGCGTTTCCTTCCGATCGGCTTTCTATCCTGCTAGTGGTGAGACTGTAGTAGTAATGTGTAATAAAAATAGTGGCGCTTCTCAGATTTTCAATAAGATCGATAATCGTCTGTAATTGTTACCAAAAAAGAGCAGCGATCTTCCCGTAATGGGAAGATCGCTGCTCTGCTGTCTGTTTAGGGTCTTCGTCATGACCATATTTATTTACCTTGACTAGTACCGTGTTACCCCATCCTTCGTAACAAGCGCGAATACCAGTGGTAATGGTGGAATCGACTCAGATGTAATACGGTAAGCTTCTAATACCTTATCTTCAGCTTCCTCTACCTTCTTCTCACTGGCATCGTTGATATGCAATACTGCAAGGGTATCGCCGACCTCTACTGCATCTCCAACCTTTTTAGAAAGTTGAATACCCACAGCCAAATCTATCACAGATTCCTTGGTTTCACGTCCGGCACCAAGCAGCATAGCAGCAATGCCGATTTCTTCTGCTTGAATCCCCTCAATGAACCCCTTAGTTTTTGCTTTCACTTCAATGAATCGCTTGGCAGCAGGGAGTTTCTCCGGATCATCGATTTGCGAAACATCTCCGCCTTGCGCACTCACGATTTGTTTGAATTTCTCCAGCGCTGTGCCATCTTCAATATGTGTCAAAAGCATCGAGCGGGCCTCTTCTTCATCCTTGGCTTTGCCACCAAGAACAAGCATCTGGCTACCCAGAATAAGACAGACTTCCTGCAGATCCTTCGGACCGTGACCTTTTAAGGTCTCGATTCCTTCCTTGATTTCGAGCGCATTGCCAATTCCATATCCGAGCGGTTGATCCATGTCGCTGATGATAGCGACTGTATTACGACCCAGATGTGTGCCGATGTCAACCATGGCTTGAGCAAGCGCAATAGAATCATCAAGCGTCTTCATAAAAGCACCGCTGCCTGTTTTGACATCTAGAACAATAGCGTCTGCACCTGCTGCAATCTTCTTGCTCATCACTGAGCTTGCGATAAGAGGGATGGATTCAACAGTCGCAGTTACATCCCGAAGGGCATAAAGCTTTTTGTCTGCGGGTGTAATGTTGCCCGACTGGCCGATCACGGCAGCACCGATTTCACCTACTTGATCAAAGAAACGATCTCGATCCATCTCTACTGAGAAGCCAGTGATCGACTCCAGCTTATCGAGTGTACCTCCTGTATGCCCAAGACCCCGTCCAGACATCTTTGCTACAGGTACTCCAGCAGAGGCTACCAAAGGAGCAAGCACAACAGTAGTCTTATCTCCCACTCCACCTGTCGAGTGTTTATCAACCTTAATTCCTGCGATTGGGCTAAGATCTACTTGATCACCGGACATCGCCATTTCCATCGTTAGATCGCCGGTCTCCCGTGCGTTCATGCCTTGAAAATAAACCGCCATGGCCCAAGCGGAAAGTTGATAATCAGGAATTTCACCTTTACTGTAGCCTTGAATTAGGAAAGATATTTCCTCACGACTCAGCTCTCCACCATCTCTTTTTTTCTGAATAATATCGACAGCTCTCATCTTACACCTGCAATTCACGGACATTTGCGTGAGCAAATCCGATATATTTTGGTTTAGTCAAATTAACTACTTTCATTACCTGATCATACGTTAATGGCTTACGTTTAATCACTTGTGTCATAAATACGACCTCCCAGTAATTCAAAATGCAGTCCCCGAAATTACATTTTCGGAATAAAGCCCAAGACCAGCTTCAAGAAACGCTCACGCACACGTTCTGCAGTTTCCATCACCTCTTCATGATTGAGAGGTTGATCCAGGATTCCCGCAGCCATATTAGTAATACAGGAGATACCCAATACTTCAATACCCGCATGACGCGCAACAATGGTCTCCGATACAGTAGACATACCCACAGCATCCGCGCCTAGAATACGAAGCATTACGATTTCAGCAGGCGTTTCGTAACAAGGTCCCAGGAGACCTGCATATACGCCTTCTTTGAACTCGAAATTCTGCTGAGCTGCCGTTTCCTTTGCTACCTGAATCAGGCGGCGACTGTAGGCGGTCGACATATCTGGGAAGCGCACCCCAAGTGCAGGATCATTAGGCCCTATTAACGGGTTACGTCCAGTCATATTAAGATGATCTGTAAGAAGCATAAGATCGCCTGGTTTGAAATCTGTGTTCACTCCACCAGCAGCATTCGTTACTAGTAAACTGGCTATACCAAGCTCTTTCATAACCCGCACAGGAAATGCTGTTACTTCCGGTCCATAGCCCTCATACATATGAAAGCGGCCCTTCATCATCACAACACGGCGTCCTTCAATCATACCAATCAACAGCTCGCCCTCATGTCCTTCTACAGTAGACACAGGAAAGTGAGGAATCTCATCATATGGAATGCTTACTCCATCAGTGATAAGATCTGCCAGCACACCGAGACCTGATCCAAGGATCAATCCAATTTCCGGAGCCACCGGACATTTGTCTTTTATATAAATGGCTGCTTCTTGAATTTCTTTTTGAGTTAACGCGCTCATGGATGATCCTCCTTTATTAATGTTGTGAAGCCGCCCACAATCTCTTATTGCAGTTTCGCTAAAAAGCTTGTCCCATACTGCGGCGCCTTCGCACCAAAGTTATCTGCAATGGTTGCAGCTACATCAGAGAAGGTTTCACGAATGCCCAAACTTTCTGGATGTTTAAACCGTGGACTATAGATTAAGAGCGGTACATATTCACGGGTATGGTCAGTTCCAGCATGGATCGGATCGTTACCATGGTCTGCAGAAATAATCAATAGATCATCTTCACCGAGTGTAGATAGAATTTCAGGCAGTGCCTGATCGAATACTTCCAGTGCTCGACCGTATCCTTCTGGATCACGACGATGCCCATACAAAGAATCAAAATCCACCAGATTCGTGAACAGGAAACCGTCAAAAGGTTGACGAAGCTGCTCAATAGTCACTTCGATTCCATGTTCATTGCTCTTCGTAGGATAAGAAGCTGTAACCCCTTCTCCTGTAAAGATATCGTTGATTTTACCTACTGCGATAACATCCTTGCCGATATCAGCCAGCGCGTTCATTACCGTTGGTTCTGGGGGCTTCACAGCATAGTCATGCCGGTTTGGCGTCCGAACGAAATTTCCTGGTTCGCCAACATATGGACGAGCAATTACCCGACCCACCGAGAATTCTGGAGCCATCGTCAGCTCACGGGCGATTTTACATGCGCTGTAAAGCTCTTCGAGTGGAATGATATCTTCATGTGCAGCAAGCTGGAATACGCTGTCCGCAGAGGTATAAACTATCCAAGCCCCGGTTTTCATTTGCTCTTCGCCATATTCAACTAGAATCTCCGTACCGGAAGCCGGTTTATTACCGATCACCTTGCGACCAGTTGCCGCTTCGAACTTCTCAATCAACTCTGCTGGAAAGCCATCAGGATACGTATTGAAGGGAACCTCAATCTTCAGCCCCATTAGCTCCCAGTGTCCGGTCATTGTATCCTTGCCTACTGATACTTCCTGCATTTTGCCGTAGTACCCTGTTGGTGAAGCTACAGGTTCAAGCGGCGGCAGCGGAGCAATATTAGCTAACCCAAGCTTCTGGAGATTAGGTAGCTTCAATCCAGGTACACGATCCAATATATGACCAAGTGTATGCGACCCAGCATCACCGAAATTCGCAGCATCTGGCGCTTCACCGATACCAACACTATCTAGAACAATAAAACCAATTCGTTTAAATGAGGACATTGTTGTCTTCACTCCTTTTTTAATATAGATATTCTTTCGTACCAACAAGAAGAAACGGCTGTACCGTCTTCCAGAAGACTTACGCTTCCGAAACTAGCGATACAACGTACCGCTTATCAGGTATCCGTTTCTGCTAAAGGATAACCTGCGGAGCAATCCCCAGTCTATCCTTTCAGTATGATTCCATCATAACCATCTTACTCACAAAAAGCATCTTTGAAGCAGAATTAACGAGCTCTGGGATGGTGGCTCTCATATACTTCCTTCATATTCTTACGGGCAATACCGTTATAAATCTGAGTCGTCGAAATATCGGCATGACCCAGCATTTGTTGTACGGATCGCAAATCTGCCCCGCCTTCCAGTAGATGGGCTGCAAAGGAATGCCTAAGTGTATGAGGTGTAATATCCTGCTCAATGTTTGCTTCCCGCGCGTATTTTTTTATGATTTTCCAAAAACCTTGCCGGGTTAATCTCCCGCCTAAACTATTCAGGAACATAGCCGGCTCCTCCTGTTGATCACGGAGCAGCTTGTCCCGCATATGTGAAATGTAAGCCGCTACGCTCTCAGCAGCAATGGTTCCAATCGGAACCACCCGCTCCTTGCCGGAAGTTCCTGTGCAACGTGCAAATTTCATATCCGTATGCACATCGTTCACGTTTAGGGAGATTAATTCAGAAACCTTAATACCTGTTGCATAGAGCAATTCCAACATAGCCTTATCGCGCATCCCTTGTGGCGTATTCACATCTGGTGCAGCTAATAGCTGCTCAATCTCTGAGATGGTAAGCACCATAGGAGTTTTCTTATCAGGCTTCATTGTCTCCATGTCCAGCGTTGGGTCCTGCTCAATCAAACGTTCCTTCAACAAATAATGAAAAAAAGCACGAAGGGACACTGCGTTTCTGTTCAACGTTGCAGTTGCTCGTCCCGCTCCGCGTAATGAGCCAAGATATAACATCACATGAGATCTTCGGATCTCCTCAGGCTGAACTGCCCCCCGCTCTTCAGCAAACTCCAGAAACTGCGATACATCCCTACCGTAAGATTCCAATGTATTCGGGGATAAGCCTTTATCTCCGGATAAATAATGTAAAAAAGGCTGCAAGTGTGACTTCATTATTTCACGCTCCTGTCCTGGCGCAGCTACTCATAGTGACTTCCTGCAGCACATTCAGCATGAGGGTTCTGCAGATGTGTACATTTAGTATACGCTGCATGAATCCACCTAGTTTTCTTCGACATTCTTCTCGCCTGTTCCTGCTTCCCACGAAGCTTTCATTCTCCGTACCAGTAATAAAAGCGCAAGCGCTGTCTTGTATCCAGACCATCATCACCACGATCGGCATGATCAAATGCCCGAACAGCGGTGCCTTCAGGAATTCCATAATTCTCTATCGGACTAATCCATTCACCAAGCCAGCTCATAGCACTGTAGAGCAAATAGCTTAGAGCCACAAACATGATCATAAAATACAGCTTGCGAACTGTTTTGGGCACAGAAACGATCATATGGACGCCTCCCACTAATATATAGTTAAGATCTGCTCGTCCTTCACCTTATGCACCAAAACCGGCTGATATGTATACCTCCAATAGACCAATCATTTAAAAAGCTCTCTCCGGTAAAAAAACCGGGGAGAGCTTATGAAGTGAATTTCATTATAAGATGACTTAGGACGGATTTCCGTTTGAATTATTCTTATCGCTACACCGATAGCATATCCCATGAAAATCAAGTCTATGATCAAGCACTGTGAAATTAAATTCTTTCTCCAGTCGCTCTTCTAGCGGTCCTAACCAATCCTCACGGATCTCATCCATACTACCGCATTGCACACAAATTAAATGATGATGATGGTGCTTTGCAGTATCTGTTCGTAGATCATAACGGGCGACACCGTCTCCGAAGTTAATCTTTTCTACGACATGAAGCTCGCTAAGAAGTTCCAGGGTACGATATACAGTCGCAAGACCGATCTCGGGAGCCTTCTCTTTCACGAGCATAAAAACATCTTCTGCACTAAGATGATCTTCCTCATTCTCCAGCAGCACTCTTAAGGTCGCTTCCCGTTGGGGTGTAAGCTTGTATCCTTGGGATTGTAACTGTTGCTTAATTTTGTCTATCCGGGCTTCCATTGTCTCCCTCCCCCTTGGAAAATTACCTCACCGGTCTTCAAACCACTTCTTCCATTATAGGGGGTGTCGCTTTGAGAAGTCAAACGCTTTTACTGCAATCCCAAGGTCGTCACTGCTTGTACAAGTGAAGGCGTAACCCAGCGCATCATGATCGGCGTAACATAGGTCTCAAAACTAGAAACGCCCAGAATCAAGAGCGCCATCACAATTGACAATATCGTGTACATAGTAAAAGGTCGCGTCACTGGTGTCCGGCGTTGACCTAACACTCGGCTACGAATCATCTGCAAGGAAAAGGCAATTGCCGCAGCACTACTCACTAACAACACAGGGATCAGCACCAGATTGTGCGGTGCCACAGAGACTAGAGCAAACAGCATCCCGTGCCACGAATATTGACTGACTAGACAACCGACCGTAAAACCGATCAATACCCCTTTAAGAAAATCAAGGATCAAGATCCCCGGTAACCCAATGACTGATAATCCAAGGATCCAGATCAGCCCAATCCATTTTAGATTCAAGGCCGCTATACTCCAGTACGAATCAGGTGCTGCTGGTAGACTCTGTTGATCAACCGTTACAAAGAAATTCCCCAGATAATCACTCAGCTCCTGTTGCTGATCCATCGTAAGCGCACTAACGATAAGAGCTCCAAATACAACACCTACCAGAAATAATACGCCGACAAAAATATACAGAGGCGTCTGTTCCTTCATCATCAGCCTTAAATTACGCATCGAGACGTTCCCCTTTCCGGTTACATGTTACACCATATGAGAAAACGCCCCGTGATATGACTTGTCCTTAGTACAATAACTCTACTTTCCAGGTTGTACGACTTTACCGTATGTTCCCCCACCGCCTGCAGATAGTTCCAATATACCTGAGCGAGCCTGAACGATCATAGACGCCAAATCCACTCCTACTACGCTAGCAATTTCCGCTTCACCACAACCATGCAAAATGTTCAT
This Paenibacillus sp. FSL R5-0345 DNA region includes the following protein-coding sequences:
- a CDS encoding serine hydrolase domain-containing protein is translated as MNHLADCIEAEAKQNNFSGIVLVNQQDKEIISSCYGYANKSDKRENNIHTRFGIASGCKLFTAVAVCQLVEQGLISFESRVLDYLKKVDFPLFNPEITIHQLLTHSSGIPDYFDETIMDDFEELWKTRPMYTLRQLDDFVSMFQNLPMMRTPGERFHYNNAGYIVLGLLVEELSGMSFCDYVELHIFKACGMKQSGYFTLDALPANCALGYIEEDNGDWRTNIYSIPVKGGADGGAFVTAPDMQLFWKGLMNHTLLSPVLTSLLLTPHIHVDGEGYYGYGVWITLREGEVIKFHIMGYDPGVSFRSAFYPASGETVVVMCNKNSGASQIFNKIDNRL
- a CDS encoding pyrimidine-nucleoside phosphorylase, which gives rise to MRAVDIIQKKRDGGELSREEISFLIQGYSKGEIPDYQLSAWAMAVYFQGMNARETGDLTMEMAMSGDQVDLSPIAGIKVDKHSTGGVGDKTTVVLAPLVASAGVPVAKMSGRGLGHTGGTLDKLESITGFSVEMDRDRFFDQVGEIGAAVIGQSGNITPADKKLYALRDVTATVESIPLIASSVMSKKIAAGADAIVLDVKTGSGAFMKTLDDSIALAQAMVDIGTHLGRNTVAIISDMDQPLGYGIGNALEIKEGIETLKGHGPKDLQEVCLILGSQMLVLGGKAKDEEEARSMLLTHIEDGTALEKFKQIVSAQGGDVSQIDDPEKLPAAKRFIEVKAKTKGFIEGIQAEEIGIAAMLLGAGRETKESVIDLAVGIQLSKKVGDAVEVGDTLAVLHINDASEKKVEEAEDKVLEAYRITSESIPPLPLVFALVTKDGVTRY
- a CDS encoding purine-nucleoside phosphorylase, with the translated sequence MSALTQKEIQEAAIYIKDKCPVAPEIGLILGSGLGVLADLITDGVSIPYDEIPHFPVSTVEGHEGELLIGMIEGRRVVMMKGRFHMYEGYGPEVTAFPVRVMKELGIASLLVTNAAGGVNTDFKPGDLMLLTDHLNMTGRNPLIGPNDPALGVRFPDMSTAYSRRLIQVAKETAAQQNFEFKEGVYAGLLGPCYETPAEIVMLRILGADAVGMSTVSETIVARHAGIEVLGISCITNMAAGILDQPLNHEEVMETAERVRERFLKLVLGFIPKM
- the deoB gene encoding phosphopentomutase, which gives rise to MSSFKRIGFIVLDSVGIGEAPDAANFGDAGSHTLGHILDRVPGLKLPNLQKLGLANIAPLPPLEPVASPTGYYGKMQEVSVGKDTMTGHWELMGLKIEVPFNTYPDGFPAELIEKFEAATGRKVIGNKPASGTEILVEYGEEQMKTGAWIVYTSADSVFQLAAHEDIIPLEELYSACKIARELTMAPEFSVGRVIARPYVGEPGNFVRTPNRHDYAVKPPEPTVMNALADIGKDVIAVGKINDIFTGEGVTASYPTKSNEHGIEVTIEQLRQPFDGFLFTNLVDFDSLYGHRRDPEGYGRALEVFDQALPEILSTLGEDDLLIISADHGNDPIHAGTDHTREYVPLLIYSPRFKHPESLGIRETFSDVAATIADNFGAKAPQYGTSFLAKLQ
- the xerD gene encoding site-specific tyrosine recombinase XerD, which translates into the protein MKSHLQPFLHYLSGDKGLSPNTLESYGRDVSQFLEFAEERGAVQPEEIRRSHVMLYLGSLRGAGRATATLNRNAVSLRAFFHYLLKERLIEQDPTLDMETMKPDKKTPMVLTISEIEQLLAAPDVNTPQGMRDKAMLELLYATGIKVSELISLNVNDVHTDMKFARCTGTSGKERVVPIGTIAAESVAAYISHMRDKLLRDQQEEPAMFLNSLGGRLTRQGFWKIIKKYAREANIEQDITPHTLRHSFAAHLLEGGADLRSVQQMLGHADISTTQIYNGIARKNMKEVYESHHPRAR
- a CDS encoding DUF4227 family protein; translated protein: MIVSVPKTVRKLYFMIMFVALSYLLYSAMSWLGEWISPIENYGIPEGTAVRAFDHADRGDDGLDTRQRLRFYYWYGE
- the fur gene encoding ferric iron uptake transcriptional regulator translates to MEARIDKIKQQLQSQGYKLTPQREATLRVLLENEEDHLSAEDVFMLVKEKAPEIGLATVYRTLELLSELHVVEKINFGDGVARYDLRTDTAKHHHHHLICVQCGSMDEIREDWLGPLEERLEKEFNFTVLDHRLDFHGICYRCSDKNNSNGNPS
- the spoIIM gene encoding stage II sporulation protein M → MRNLRLMMKEQTPLYIFVGVLFLVGVVFGALIVSALTMDQQQELSDYLGNFFVTVDQQSLPAAPDSYWSIAALNLKWIGLIWILGLSVIGLPGILILDFLKGVLIGFTVGCLVSQYSWHGMLFALVSVAPHNLVLIPVLLVSSAAAIAFSLQMIRSRVLGQRRTPVTRPFTMYTILSIVMALLILGVSSFETYVTPIMMRWVTPSLVQAVTTLGLQ